The genomic DNA aaaaaaaaaagtatatagtataaataaataaatatatatatatatatatatatttatatttatattatgtactaccaaaaaaagaaaaaaaaaaaaaaaaaaaaaaaaaaaaattatataaaattaaaaattaaaagaaatataataataaaatataaatattaatatagatatatatattatttatttatttaatatacatacgatatattatatatgtgataataattgaaaaaaaaaaaaaaaaaaaaaaaatacatatatatatccaaattaaaatttaaaatatatgcatgTGGTGTTTTGTATATACGtctatttaataatttataatatggaaaaatacatatataattatctcaatatatatatatatatatataaatagatatatttaaataccAATTTATTGTAttgttttaaattttttaactactcatttaatataaaaatgcacctttttataatattttgatcacataataatatatatatagttaaataaataaaattaaactCATTTTAAACACGAACATTTTTAACTTTactaaataattttaagactattaatatttataagaacatgaaataatataaaatttaaaatgctcctattatatatagagcagtaaaaaatatatatgacttatactatttattatatatgaaaaaaatgtggATTAAATTgtatctctttttttttataagaggtagaaaaaaaagtacgaatatttataaaatatatatatataacaaaatatatattttattgttctATATTTtgtcataataatttatagaCAATATGAACACATTTTTTAATAGATAGTGCTTGATATATATTgatcaattttattttttttttctccttaataatattattttatatgaactattaaaatatatatatatatatatatatatattcttaaaaatttaatatattacttataaaaatgtgttaatggttaatttatatattcatttaaaaaatatatatatatatatatattatatatattataatatattgaacataaaaaaaaaaaaaaataatttacttGGATTTATTCCAATCGAAATAtcttaaattaaaaatataaaaagatatacaaaaaaaaagaaaaaaaaaaaaaaaaaaaaaaagaagacaAAATTATGATTTTACTTTTTCGAAATGTTTTGttaatatcatcattttatTTGTGGCATTGTGAAGACTAGCCAAAAAATTATCCTTTTCCCATCTAGTCCACTTCCTACTCATCTTATTAATGCAGAactaatttaaaataaaataataaataaataaataaatatatatatatatatatatatatatatatatatatatatatatataattttgaatatcacataaaaaatatatacaaaaccATATGTGGTTACAAGGGGgtggaaaaaaatatttttgtcttACCTCAAAATTGTCAACATCGGCAACATAAGTTGATgactttaattttttaattatgttTAAATATTTGCATATACTATTTAAAAGATGTTCTTTTGACAAGtggaaatttttataaaatacataagCATGTGCTAGAAaacctataaaaaaaaaatcatcataaaattaaatataaatatataaatataaatatatatatatatatatataaacaatttattctttattgttttacttattttattttcttcacatAAATTCTCAAGATGAGAAATATATTCCATACAATATTCACTGGGTGACACATCATCACTattctataaaaataaaataaaataaaataaatattatatatatatatatatatatatatatatatatatatgtgtagaATTATACTGTGTTACTATTTATGGAACCAAACAAAATAACAACATTTTAacttcttaattttttttatttttttatttttttatttttttatttttttttcttttaattacCTCAACTACCGAtgacacatatataatatcatcataCAAATAATTTGTCAGTTGCATAGGGCCATTATAAATAAGGGTTGAAAAATAAGTTTTGTTTTCCAAGAAAAGATCATCAATTTTTAagaatatgttatataagtCCATAAGAAATTGTAAAAATGtctattaaaagaaataagaaTTATGTAGCAAATATGtacaatataaaatttaaatatttacatatacatatatatatatatatatatatatatatatatatatatatatatatatatttgttttatttttatacttgTCTCGTAAAATCAgaattataatcatttatatttctaaagatttccttatttttttctttctctttCAAATTCTCATTTTCTATTTTGGCTAACGTCGGTAGTACTTCATTTCTTACAAAAAggcttgaaaaaaaaaaaaataaaataaaataaaataataaaatatataatatataatatataatatacaattatattgatataacATTTTACAGATAACTCAATTGGAGAGTTTCCAATATGTACACaagaataattaaataattaaataattaaataaatataattatatatattatttatcatatatgttaattttatattaataatattttttttttgttttatttgttcTTACTGAGTTTCgtgataattatatgtatctcTCAAATTatagtttatattatttttgtctACTCCACTTCTTTTCCTATAATCATTTATTCTTTGTATTTGTATCTCTTTATAGTTTATAAATTTCTTAGCATAAAGATTGTAATGTCTTTTCTCAATGATATTTCTATTTAAATATCCTAATGGGCCTTTGAAAAACTTCTTTCTTTgtttataatgatatatcttTTCATTATGTATGTtcgaaaaaaatgtaaacatcaatataataatctTCGTTATCATATTTTACATCTTCTCACATTTTATCAATTcttacaataaaataaaaaataaaaaaaattaatgataaatggaaaaatatatgtaaattcaaatggaagaaataaaaatgtgtatgaataaaatatatacatatatatatataatattatgcatataatattttaatatatttattaaattttcgTACTTCACATATTTAAAACAATTTAAcaaatgaaattatatataggttattattaatttactttttaattatgcattttcaaaaaaaaaaaaaaaaaaaaaaaaaaaaaaaaaaaaaaaaaaaataccataataattatataataattatataatataatacataaatattatatcatatacattttaattaaaaaaaatgtatataaataaattaatattatatatgtatatattatatatattatatataatattttgttgttacagttaaaataaatatacgtgattacatatatataatatatataatttttctttatttaacaGATTATGTAGTCATGTATATTTTCTTGCATAAAACATAATTTTGGCTATATGTacaaatttgaaaaaaacaaaattgatataatatatttttatactttttatttttttattcttttgtttttgtaTTTGGATGAATTATGTTTTTAAGTtggatatttatataaaattttaaatataaatataatatatatatatatatatatatattatttatataacatttcattatatatatatatatataaaacagcTCCAATTTTAGTAACACAAATTACCAtacaacatatattatatatatatatatatatatttatttttatatatttttatatatatataatatttctaaaCGGTacacttttaaaatatacaacataattttgttatatttttttaatcagtttatttttatatgtatatgtttatttttttggtaCTTTTCCTTATTGTTTTCTCACTTTTACAACTTTAGAAAGTGGATACTTTTTTCTTCTGAATCAAAAAAATTCGTCCTTTTTATGTccatcaaatatatatatatattaatatttatatgtatttatttatttattcatttgtttatataatcaagatgaaataaatttaaaaacaaaataaaaatatatgttactTCATCTTGTAGAATAACGTAACATTTATTTGAAATTTCAGTacgtgtatatatatatagataaaaataaaaaaaaaatatatacatattatatgtatatatatatatatttatatatttatttatttatttatatatttatatttattgtcgAAAAGGAGatcaaaatatacatactcaataatatatatatatatatatatatatatatatatttatatttatgtatgtatatttaaatttttgcACTTATATATGCTATACCTAAGAATGAATggtgataataaatatgtaaaaaataatagtagACATAAggagaaaaataaattaaacaataatataaaagaagaaaaagaaatattaaatattaataacagTGATGTAGAAGTATTGAATAAAACTGAATCGTGTGAAAGTTGTGAAATTAGTGTTAGTAGTCctagaaatataaatgaagagaaaaataaaaagaaagataataaaaaaaataagaaaggTACTAAAGTAAATTATTTAGTTAATTATAATAGATATAAGCCAACTagaatacatttatttaaaaaaaaatgtagttatccatatgtaaaaaaaaatattaatcaatatattaattgTAATTTTAGATATtatgtaa from Plasmodium sp. gorilla clade G2 genome assembly, chromosome: 10 includes the following:
- a CDS encoding heme oxygenase, whose amino-acid sequence is MITKIIILMFTFFSNIHNEKIYHYKQRKKFFKGPLGYLNRNIIEKRHYNLYAKKFINYKEIQIQRINDYRKRSGVDKNNINYNLRDTYNYHETHLFVRNEVLPTLAKIENENLKEKEKNKEIFRNINDYNSDFTRQTFLQFLMDLYNIFLKIDDLFLENKTYFSTLIYNGPMQLTNYLYDDIIYVSSVVENSDDVSPSEYCMEYISHLENLCEENKISFLAHAYVFYKNFHLSKEHLLNSICKYLNIIKKLKSSTYVADVDNFEFCINKMSRKWTRWEKDNFLASLHNATNKMMILTKHFEKVKS